A single Prevotella sp. E15-22 DNA region contains:
- a CDS encoding glycoside hydrolase family 2 TIM barrel-domain containing protein, whose translation MRKVLVILAALLALQTQAQTHDWENPAVLGINKLPYHATLQLPSKQKDCKEIVSLDGQWLFHWSRNPEERPIDFYKENYDVSHWDKITVPGNWQLQGYGTPIYVNMSYPFAKDRPSVTSEPPKDWTAYENRNPVGSYVTFVDVTKDMLSKNLILHFGGVHSAMYLWVNGQKVGYSQNSMSPAEFDITKYMRAGKNKIAVEVYRWSDGSYLECQDMWRLSGIFRSVQLWVRPLVHIADYQVTAVPNADYSQFTVNAKIAVCNTGKRTAKNLLVQLQMACPELYGVNVNPNHTNITNQRISKLHAGDTTIVELTYHYNGAPRLWTAEKPWLYPFTLQLLGTKDSKNNEEFAYHFGVKKVEIVGEVFKINGKNVKLRGVNRHDHHPKTGRYVDDATYEQDIRLMKQANVNFLRTSHYPDREYLYELCDKWGIYVMDEANHETHGYGYANKVMGEDLTFQQAHVDRAESLVKRDFNHPSVILWSLGNEGAQGPNIEAMYHKVKALDSTRPPFYDSDRRYSDIWDDSYLYPDELNREAKKVSDKPFMMREYAHAMGNSCGNLQEYWDVIYADSSIVGAAIWDWVDQGIEKDGTYLYGGDFGDKPNDGQFCINGIVAPDRTPHPHYYEVQKVYQPLQFIRKSDGTIHIINHDYFTSIDEYDITYDTLRYDSEVVLNVAAHLKEDKPWAKKGFTIAREQFVLQAWDWKSDTKVSTSLLHRDGQGDGSVTINGNALTSWIVDGKEVLQAPLEPYLWKPENDNQNAAGFARRVAMWKEVKDVKVNYTVINDHSILVEMDYQPTAQDRPVMPKFGMRMRIPADYTQIRYYGRGPWENYPDRKRSAFLGTYEMPLSEYETEYIHPQDNGNRCDIRWFEISDNAKKLRIEGLQPLCIRAWDYGEEDLEGAHHPNDIQRRRFVNLNIDQNIHGVGGTDTWGKRTLPQYTIDGNQPHHYSFIISIE comes from the coding sequence ATGAGAAAAGTTCTCGTTATACTGGCAGCATTGTTGGCCCTGCAGACACAGGCACAGACACACGACTGGGAGAATCCTGCCGTGCTGGGTATCAACAAGCTCCCCTATCATGCCACACTTCAACTGCCATCCAAGCAGAAAGACTGCAAGGAGATTGTCTCGCTCGATGGACAATGGCTATTCCACTGGAGCCGTAATCCCGAGGAGCGTCCCATCGATTTCTACAAAGAGAACTACGACGTAAGCCATTGGGACAAAATTACCGTGCCTGGCAACTGGCAACTGCAAGGCTATGGCACGCCTATCTACGTCAACATGAGTTATCCCTTTGCAAAAGACCGTCCCAGTGTGACCAGTGAGCCACCCAAAGACTGGACAGCCTACGAGAATCGCAACCCAGTGGGTTCGTATGTTACGTTTGTCGACGTCACGAAGGACATGCTCTCGAAGAACCTGATTCTTCATTTCGGAGGTGTACACTCAGCCATGTACCTATGGGTGAATGGCCAGAAGGTAGGCTATAGTCAGAACTCCATGTCGCCAGCCGAGTTCGATATCACAAAGTACATGCGGGCAGGCAAAAACAAAATTGCCGTTGAGGTCTATCGCTGGAGCGACGGTTCCTATCTGGAGTGTCAGGACATGTGGCGTCTGAGTGGCATTTTCCGCAGTGTTCAACTGTGGGTAAGACCACTGGTACATATTGCCGACTATCAAGTGACGGCTGTTCCCAATGCCGACTACTCACAGTTCACAGTCAATGCAAAGATTGCTGTTTGCAATACAGGCAAGAGAACGGCAAAGAATCTGTTGGTTCAACTGCAGATGGCTTGTCCAGAGCTGTATGGTGTCAACGTCAATCCTAACCATACGAACATAACCAACCAGCGCATATCAAAGTTACATGCAGGCGATACAACAATCGTCGAACTCACGTATCACTATAATGGTGCACCTCGTCTTTGGACTGCCGAGAAGCCTTGGCTTTATCCCTTCACCTTGCAACTACTTGGCACGAAGGACAGTAAGAATAATGAAGAATTTGCCTATCATTTCGGTGTAAAGAAGGTCGAAATCGTTGGCGAGGTCTTCAAGATTAATGGTAAAAACGTGAAGTTACGTGGTGTGAACCGTCACGACCATCATCCCAAGACTGGACGCTATGTCGATGATGCCACCTACGAACAAGACATCCGCCTGATGAAGCAGGCCAACGTCAACTTCCTACGCACCTCTCACTATCCCGACCGCGAGTACCTTTATGAGCTCTGCGACAAATGGGGTATCTATGTGATGGACGAGGCCAACCACGAAACCCACGGCTATGGCTATGCCAACAAGGTGATGGGCGAAGACCTCACCTTCCAGCAGGCCCATGTAGACAGAGCCGAGTCATTGGTGAAGCGCGACTTCAACCACCCCAGCGTCATCCTTTGGAGTCTGGGCAACGAGGGTGCCCAAGGCCCCAACATCGAGGCCATGTACCATAAGGTGAAGGCACTCGACTCCACCCGTCCACCGTTCTACGACAGCGACCGCCGCTATTCCGATATTTGGGACGACAGCTATCTCTATCCCGATGAACTGAATCGCGAGGCAAAGAAAGTGAGCGACAAACCCTTTATGATGCGCGAATATGCTCACGCCATGGGCAATTCCTGTGGCAATCTGCAGGAGTACTGGGACGTCATTTATGCCGACTCAAGCATCGTTGGCGCTGCCATCTGGGATTGGGTGGACCAGGGAATAGAAAAAGACGGAACTTACCTTTACGGTGGTGACTTTGGCGACAAACCCAACGACGGGCAGTTCTGCATCAACGGCATCGTTGCGCCTGACCGTACCCCTCACCCCCATTACTATGAGGTGCAAAAGGTCTATCAACCACTGCAATTCATCCGCAAGTCTGACGGAACCATCCATATCATCAATCACGACTATTTCACATCCATTGATGAATACGATATCACCTACGACACCCTGCGTTACGATAGCGAGGTTGTTCTCAATGTCGCAGCTCATTTAAAGGAGGATAAGCCCTGGGCCAAGAAAGGTTTTACGATTGCCCGCGAGCAGTTTGTACTCCAAGCATGGGACTGGAAAAGCGATACAAAAGTCTCTACTTCCCTCCTTCACAGGGATGGGCAAGGGGATGGGTCTGTCACCATCAATGGAAACGCACTCACCTCTTGGATTGTCGATGGAAAGGAAGTCCTGCAGGCCCCGTTGGAGCCCTATCTATGGAAGCCCGAGAACGACAACCAAAATGCTGCAGGCTTCGCTCGCCGCGTAGCCATGTGGAAAGAAGTAAAGGATGTCAAGGTGAACTACACTGTCATCAACGACCACAGTATCCTTGTTGAGATGGACTACCAGCCAACAGCTCAAGACCGTCCTGTGATGCCGAAGTTTGGCATGCGCATGCGTATTCCTGCCGACTACACACAAATCAGATACTATGGTCGCGGTCCTTGGGAGAACTATCCTGACCGCAAGCGCTCTGCCTTCCTTGGAACATATGAAATGCCTCTTTCGGAATACGAAACGGAGTACATCCATCCACAGGACAATGGCAACCGATGCGATATTCGTTGGTTCGAGATCTCCGATAACGCCAAGAAGTTACGGATTGAGGGACTTCAACCCCTCTGCATCCGTGCTTGGGACTACGGCGAGGAAGATCTTGAAGGCGCTCATCATCCCAATGACATCCAGCGCAGACGTTTCGTCAATCTTAATATTGACCAGAACATCCATGGCGTGGGCGGCACCGACACCTGGGGCAAGCGCACCCTTCCGCAATATACCATCGACGGCAACCAGCCGCATCACTATAGCTTTATCATCTCCATAGAATAA
- a CDS encoding glycoside hydrolase family 2 TIM barrel-domain containing protein, producing the protein MRRTLLLSMMLWAGINATAQNRQLFDDNWQFTRNGKTISVNLPHDWDIYEGPNSGKGATGTGGGWFEGGKGEYRKIFKTPNADITKLHFEGVYQKAEVFVNGQKAGQHGYGYTPFTIDVTNYLNKDKKQSNELVVKVNNSEQPNCRWYSGSGIYRHVWLETMPALHIADNGIAVKTLEVSDKQARVDMNIWIENEGQQTRQIDDVEVTFKGGTFTFHNDGPKRSYSPSVHISNHAVRQPKALKLVQVDTDKKPEQKKIENTPLKPGQVATYVLSYDIAQPHLWSPEDPYLYEATIRLKSEGRIIGEQRVKFGIRSFSFDAEKGFVLNGKKVLINGACVHHDDGVLGAMAFDAAEVRKVKQMKEAGFNLIRTSHNPTTRAFLDACDSIGMLVIDEAFDGWRTQKNPYDYSTLIDSCYREDIHAMVKRDLNHPSVISWSIGNEVIERKDIRVITTARQLKAAIMEIDNTRPVTEALCAWDRDWEIYDPHAEVLDVVGYNYMIFKHDSDHKRDPKRVIWQTESYPRDAFKNWEVANDYSYVVGDIVWTGLDYLGESGIGRNYYKGEREGESWIEGGQPEWHGAPCGDVDITGWRKPISHYREMLWNKDTPLYMAVKEPNGYHGEIKTTMWSVWPTWESWNWTGWEGKTIEVEVYTKEPEVKLYLNDQLIDTKQVSRKTEFKAVFTVNYQPGTLRAEAGGKSVMLKTAGEPARLRLTPDRTVMSADGQDLTYVNIEVVDKDGRVCPEATIPCEAIVKGQGTLLSFASADLKDTEPYTSSRVKTWKGRALLVVRNTHKKGNAQVSIKSSLPTANLTIKTK; encoded by the coding sequence ATGAGACGAACACTACTATTATCTATGATGCTTTGGGCTGGCATAAATGCCACTGCACAAAACAGGCAGCTGTTTGACGACAACTGGCAGTTCACACGTAATGGCAAGACCATCAGTGTAAACCTGCCTCACGACTGGGACATCTACGAAGGTCCCAACTCTGGTAAAGGAGCCACAGGTACCGGCGGTGGCTGGTTTGAAGGCGGCAAGGGTGAGTATCGCAAGATATTCAAGACACCTAATGCCGATATCACCAAGCTCCATTTCGAAGGTGTCTATCAGAAGGCAGAGGTCTTCGTCAACGGACAGAAGGCCGGACAACACGGCTATGGCTACACGCCATTCACTATTGACGTAACGAATTATCTCAATAAGGACAAGAAACAATCTAATGAGCTTGTCGTCAAGGTCAACAACAGCGAGCAGCCCAACTGTCGCTGGTACTCAGGCTCTGGCATCTACCGCCATGTATGGTTGGAGACCATGCCTGCGCTGCATATCGCCGATAATGGCATTGCTGTCAAGACACTAGAGGTCAGCGACAAACAAGCCCGCGTTGACATGAATATCTGGATTGAGAACGAAGGTCAACAGACACGCCAGATTGACGACGTAGAGGTGACTTTCAAAGGCGGCACCTTCACCTTTCACAACGACGGTCCCAAGCGGTCATACTCACCATCGGTGCATATCTCTAATCATGCCGTTAGACAGCCTAAGGCACTCAAATTGGTGCAGGTGGACACAGATAAGAAACCAGAACAGAAAAAGATAGAAAACACGCCGTTGAAGCCAGGACAGGTGGCTACCTACGTACTCAGCTATGACATTGCGCAGCCTCATCTCTGGTCACCCGAAGACCCTTACCTCTATGAGGCAACCATCCGTCTGAAGTCTGAAGGACGTATCATCGGTGAACAGCGTGTGAAGTTCGGCATCCGCTCCTTCTCCTTCGATGCAGAGAAAGGTTTCGTGCTCAATGGCAAGAAGGTGCTTATCAACGGTGCCTGCGTACATCATGACGACGGTGTGCTGGGCGCCATGGCGTTTGATGCTGCAGAAGTTCGCAAGGTAAAGCAGATGAAAGAAGCTGGTTTCAACCTGATTCGCACCTCGCACAACCCTACTACACGTGCTTTCCTTGATGCATGCGACTCAATAGGTATGCTGGTTATCGACGAGGCCTTTGATGGCTGGCGCACACAGAAGAATCCCTACGACTATTCTACGCTCATCGACTCGTGCTATCGTGAGGATATCCATGCGATGGTGAAGCGCGACTTAAATCACCCCAGCGTCATCTCATGGAGCATTGGCAACGAGGTTATCGAGCGCAAGGACATCCGCGTCATCACCACCGCCCGCCAGTTAAAGGCAGCCATCATGGAAATAGATAACACGCGTCCTGTAACCGAGGCCCTCTGTGCCTGGGATCGCGATTGGGAGATCTACGACCCGCATGCCGAGGTGCTCGATGTGGTAGGCTATAACTACATGATTTTCAAACACGACAGCGACCACAAGCGCGACCCCAAACGCGTCATCTGGCAGACGGAGAGTTATCCGCGCGATGCCTTCAAGAACTGGGAGGTTGCGAATGACTACTCCTATGTCGTGGGCGATATCGTATGGACGGGTCTCGACTACCTGGGCGAGAGCGGCATCGGTCGCAACTATTATAAAGGCGAACGAGAGGGTGAGTCGTGGATTGAAGGTGGTCAGCCCGAATGGCACGGTGCCCCCTGTGGCGATGTTGATATCACCGGCTGGCGCAAGCCCATCAGTCATTACCGCGAGATGCTGTGGAACAAAGACACACCACTCTACATGGCCGTCAAAGAACCCAATGGCTATCATGGCGAGATCAAAACGACGATGTGGAGCGTATGGCCCACATGGGAGAGTTGGAACTGGACCGGTTGGGAAGGTAAAACCATTGAGGTAGAGGTATATACAAAGGAGCCCGAGGTAAAACTCTATCTGAACGACCAACTAATCGATACCAAACAGGTGAGTCGCAAAACCGAGTTCAAGGCTGTCTTTACCGTAAACTATCAACCAGGCACGCTGCGTGCTGAAGCTGGTGGCAAGAGCGTCATGCTCAAGACTGCCGGTGAACCAGCTCGTCTGCGCCTCACTCCCGACCGCACCGTCATGTCTGCCGATGGCCAGGACCTTACCTACGTCAACATCGAGGTGGTCGACAAGGACGGTCGCGTCTGTCCTGAAGCTACCATTCCCTGCGAGGCCATTGTCAAGGGACAAGGTACATTATTGTCGTTTGCCTCTGCCGACCTCAAAGACACAGAACCTTACACCTCGTCTCGTGTAAAGACATGGAAGGGACGTGCCTTGCTGGTAGTACGCAACACACATAAGAAAGGTAATGCTCAGGTCAGCATCAAGAGCAGTCTACCCACAGCGAACCTAACAATCAAAACGAAATAA
- a CDS encoding alpha-L-fucosidase: protein MNTYTDQEWGFGNEDLKLFNPSGLDCRQWARVCKQAGMKGIIFTAKHHCGFCMWPSKYTEYSVKSTPWKDGKGDVVKELADACREEGLKFAVYLSPWDRNHPDYGKPEYITYFRNQLRELLTQYGDIFEVWFDGANGGDGWYGGANEVRRIDGRTYYEWAETFKMIRELQPNAVIWNDGGDRGDLRWVGTEAGNVGETNWSLMPSKGDTPYHMLHFGVEDGDVWCPGETNTSIRPGWFYHETENEHVKSLSRLMDTYYKSVGRNSTLLLNFPIAPNGRIHPNDSLRGIAFKKMIDKIFKKNIVKEVKSPKLTNGSYIISFKKPTSFNRFLAEENIALGQRVKKFTLEALVNGQWRSLKDALVDNGDGLTTVGHRRIICFPTVKATKLRFSITDTKAEPIIKKLGVYLAPELTADIQDSGEKKSSGLHIFFSSPTQMMIDWDQEQTFTTFRYLPPQGTKNGLITHYTLWASTDWSHWTKLASGEFSNIVNNPIWQTIKFPATKARIIKLDADRIAEGERMSYGDIEIR, encoded by the coding sequence ATGAACACATATACTGATCAGGAGTGGGGATTTGGCAACGAAGACTTGAAGTTGTTTAATCCCTCCGGCCTCGATTGTCGCCAATGGGCACGCGTCTGCAAACAAGCAGGCATGAAGGGTATCATTTTCACGGCTAAGCATCATTGTGGTTTCTGCATGTGGCCTTCGAAATATACAGAGTATAGCGTTAAGAGCACACCATGGAAAGATGGCAAAGGTGATGTTGTGAAAGAGTTGGCCGATGCTTGTCGCGAGGAAGGACTGAAGTTCGCCGTCTATCTCTCACCGTGGGACAGAAATCATCCAGACTACGGTAAACCAGAATACATTACCTATTTTCGCAATCAGTTGCGCGAATTGCTCACCCAATATGGCGACATCTTTGAGGTGTGGTTCGATGGTGCCAACGGTGGTGACGGATGGTATGGCGGTGCCAACGAGGTACGTCGTATTGATGGACGCACCTACTACGAATGGGCCGAAACATTCAAGATGATTCGCGAGTTGCAGCCCAATGCTGTCATCTGGAACGATGGTGGTGACCGTGGTGACCTGCGCTGGGTGGGTACCGAGGCTGGCAATGTTGGCGAGACGAACTGGAGTCTGATGCCCTCAAAGGGCGATACGCCTTATCACATGCTGCATTTCGGTGTGGAAGATGGCGACGTTTGGTGTCCTGGCGAAACAAATACCAGCATCCGTCCAGGCTGGTTCTATCATGAAACGGAGAACGAGCACGTGAAGAGTCTGTCAAGACTCATGGACACATATTATAAGTCCGTTGGCAGGAATTCCACATTACTTCTAAACTTTCCAATTGCTCCCAATGGGCGGATCCACCCCAATGACAGTCTGCGCGGCATCGCCTTCAAGAAAATGATAGACAAAATATTCAAGAAGAACATTGTCAAGGAAGTGAAATCTCCTAAACTCACAAACGGTTCATACATCATTAGTTTCAAAAAGCCCACATCATTTAACCGTTTTTTAGCAGAGGAGAATATCGCTTTAGGACAACGTGTCAAGAAGTTCACTTTAGAAGCTCTCGTCAATGGACAATGGCGGTCATTAAAGGACGCATTGGTAGATAATGGTGATGGTCTCACCACAGTAGGCCACCGCCGCATTATCTGCTTCCCAACAGTCAAAGCCACAAAGCTCCGTTTCTCAATTACTGATACGAAAGCAGAACCAATCATTAAGAAACTGGGCGTTTACCTCGCTCCTGAACTCACAGCCGACATTCAGGATTCTGGTGAGAAGAAATCATCAGGCCTGCATATATTCTTCAGCAGTCCCACACAGATGATGATTGACTGGGACCAAGAACAGACATTTACGACCTTCCGCTACTTGCCACCACAAGGAACAAAGAATGGCCTTATCACTCACTACACCCTTTGGGCCTCTACAGACTGGTCACATTGGACCAAGCTCGCATCGGGAGAATTCTCTAACATTGTTAATAATCCCATATGGCAGACCATTAAGTTTCCTGCCACAAAAGCCCGTATTATCAAGCTCGATGCCGATCGGATAGCAGAAGGTGAACGCATGAGCTATGGTGATATTGAAATTCGTTAA
- a CDS encoding Ig-like domain-containing protein encodes MKQTILLLLLFAIGLMPALADNITVGGTSRSYNVYAPSNLGEGRPLLIFCHGYNQDANWMQNSEFKNDQVSMEAVCDTAKFVVVFPNGINKSWDTSGDRDINFIKAIIDKMVTQHKIDRNRVYLGGFSMGGMLTYHAMNKIPNLIAAFCPVSGYPMGGATANTNVRPIPILHIHGTSDETCAFSGAQPALNVWINHNGCPTTATITNNYNGFNGAKMHIWGPGNDGVEVRLLELPNKGHWICKEKQVYTGKEIWNFCKRFSLNKTSPNVKITSPNTGIKYISFGPQGEVSFPEVNITATADDPNGTIEKVEFYDGTTLLATCTEKPYKTTLATTKTGKHTLKAIATDNDGETSTATVEVTLQKPTTLTLSTDFKEGGAIPAGWTTYDSNERRTGYSNGYTSGCRVLQFTGSSKGFNYGLYFRNINGNTKQGYAKFGLSGAGTTLSLAPGHYTLKYKICNWNMADFGEVELDIETRAGKSIASQTYTPNINIGNVASNNFSSPTQQTFEFDITEQGDYVIALYSAASEWSDCIIGQLSLTANSYVTTSIETPTHNQAPNTPIYDIDGQRVISPTKSGIYISNGKKIIKR; translated from the coding sequence ATGAAACAAACCATTTTATTGCTACTCCTATTTGCTATAGGACTGATGCCTGCGCTAGCCGACAATATCACTGTAGGCGGCACAAGCCGCTCGTACAACGTCTATGCACCAAGTAACCTCGGTGAGGGGCGTCCATTGCTCATTTTCTGTCACGGCTATAACCAGGATGCAAACTGGATGCAGAATAGTGAATTCAAGAATGACCAAGTAAGCATGGAGGCTGTATGCGACACCGCCAAGTTTGTCGTTGTTTTCCCCAATGGCATCAACAAATCATGGGACACCTCTGGCGATCGTGACATCAACTTCATCAAGGCCATTATCGACAAAATGGTGACACAACACAAAATAGACCGTAACCGCGTTTACCTTGGCGGTTTCTCCATGGGCGGCATGCTAACCTATCACGCCATGAACAAGATTCCAAACCTTATCGCAGCCTTTTGTCCTGTAAGTGGTTATCCCATGGGGGGTGCTACGGCTAATACCAATGTACGCCCCATTCCCATCCTGCACATTCATGGTACCAGCGATGAGACTTGTGCTTTCAGTGGTGCACAACCTGCGCTCAATGTATGGATTAATCATAACGGCTGTCCCACAACAGCGACTATTACCAACAATTACAATGGATTCAACGGTGCCAAGATGCATATCTGGGGACCTGGCAACGATGGTGTTGAGGTCAGACTGTTGGAATTGCCAAACAAAGGACACTGGATCTGCAAAGAGAAACAGGTGTACACCGGTAAAGAAATATGGAATTTCTGCAAACGTTTCTCACTGAATAAGACTTCACCCAACGTCAAGATTACCTCGCCTAATACAGGTATTAAATACATCAGCTTTGGCCCTCAAGGAGAGGTATCATTCCCCGAGGTCAACATCACGGCTACAGCTGACGACCCGAATGGTACCATAGAGAAGGTGGAGTTCTACGATGGTACAACGCTTCTCGCCACCTGCACAGAGAAGCCATACAAAACCACTTTGGCAACAACCAAAACAGGCAAACATACCCTCAAAGCCATCGCTACCGATAACGATGGCGAAACGAGTACAGCCACTGTTGAAGTAACACTTCAGAAACCAACAACTCTCACGCTCTCAACAGATTTCAAAGAGGGAGGTGCCATCCCCGCAGGATGGACAACCTATGACAGCAACGAACGCCGCACTGGTTATAGCAATGGTTACACTTCAGGCTGTCGCGTGCTACAGTTCACTGGTTCATCGAAAGGTTTCAACTACGGTCTCTACTTCCGCAATATCAATGGAAATACGAAACAGGGCTATGCAAAATTCGGACTCAGTGGTGCAGGTACAACGCTTAGTCTGGCTCCTGGTCACTACACTCTGAAATATAAGATTTGCAATTGGAACATGGCAGACTTCGGAGAGGTAGAATTAGACATTGAGACTCGAGCTGGTAAAAGCATTGCCAGCCAGACCTACACACCAAACATCAATATTGGCAACGTGGCCTCTAACAATTTCAGTAGTCCCACCCAACAGACCTTCGAGTTTGATATCACTGAACAGGGCGACTATGTCATTGCACTATATAGTGCCGCATCTGAATGGAGTGACTGCATCATTGGACAACTAAGTCTGACTGCTAATAGCTATGTAACTACTAGCATTGAGACACCCACACACAACCAAGCACCTAACACCCCCATTTACGACATAGATGGACAACGAGTAATCAGCCCAACAAAATCAGGAATATATATTAGTAACGGTAAAAAGATAATAAAAAGGTAA